Proteins encoded within one genomic window of Tidjanibacter massiliensis:
- a CDS encoding DUF2851 family protein — protein sequence MGADGDILRLAWPYMADAGGGTFVLDDGGTLRIVKPGEEDAGYGIYRAADIEVNGVRRRGDVLFGGDSVEGREHGNGLLPAALQWAVLHVVSAPAAPLYDAGGERIPQLVVSVPQRLRDAVASLRTGAGRYECGIWLGDLPAAKRISFLDRLVVERLDRKCRDVLNVLERCGGDWAQALYTMLFRAMGGNRNRESYIDLASRATYQMVLRERGDIELVEALLLGTAGMLEGCYFDDYIARLHDHYLYLARKYGIVPMRAGEWARAGIRAQNRPVTRIVQLASFVARNDFIFDRVAGCRTREDVHALFDTEVSGYWATHYVPDGSGERCPRRIGAEKADLLAINAVVPVMFAYGQTTGKGALKDAAFDLLGDIPAENNAIVRSWSGMGVPVRSALDSQALLQLRNEYCTRGRCTDCKVGKSIIKVRDKAFSFR from the coding sequence ATGGGAGCTGATGGCGATATATTGCGGCTCGCGTGGCCGTATATGGCGGATGCCGGCGGAGGAACGTTCGTGCTGGACGACGGCGGCACCCTGCGAATCGTGAAGCCGGGCGAAGAGGATGCCGGGTACGGGATTTACCGTGCAGCGGATATCGAAGTGAACGGTGTTCGCCGCCGGGGCGATGTCCTTTTCGGCGGAGATTCCGTCGAGGGCCGGGAGCACGGGAACGGTCTGTTGCCGGCGGCTTTGCAGTGGGCGGTGCTGCATGTCGTTTCCGCCCCCGCAGCACCGTTGTACGATGCGGGCGGTGAACGCATTCCGCAGTTGGTCGTATCCGTTCCGCAGCGGTTGCGGGATGCGGTGGCTTCCCTGAGGACCGGGGCAGGTCGGTATGAGTGCGGGATATGGCTGGGCGATTTGCCCGCTGCCAAACGTATTTCCTTTCTGGACAGGCTCGTGGTGGAGCGTCTCGACCGGAAGTGTCGGGACGTGCTGAACGTGTTGGAGAGGTGCGGCGGCGATTGGGCCCAGGCACTGTACACCATGCTTTTCCGGGCCATGGGCGGTAACCGCAATCGCGAATCCTACATCGACCTTGCCTCGCGGGCTACCTATCAGATGGTTCTGCGGGAACGGGGCGATATCGAGCTGGTGGAGGCGCTGCTGCTCGGTACGGCCGGAATGTTGGAGGGGTGCTATTTCGACGATTACATTGCCCGGCTCCATGACCATTACCTCTATCTCGCCCGCAAATACGGTATCGTGCCCATGCGGGCCGGGGAGTGGGCGCGTGCGGGTATCCGGGCGCAGAACAGGCCCGTCACGAGAATCGTGCAGCTCGCCTCGTTCGTCGCCCGCAACGATTTCATCTTCGACCGGGTGGCGGGATGCCGGACACGGGAGGATGTGCATGCGCTCTTCGATACCGAGGTGTCGGGCTATTGGGCCACGCATTACGTGCCCGACGGTTCGGGCGAACGGTGCCCGCGGCGCATCGGGGCGGAGAAGGCCGACCTGCTCGCAATCAATGCCGTCGTGCCGGTCATGTTCGCTTACGGACAGACTACCGGGAAAGGAGCGCTGAAAGATGCCGCTTTCGACCTGTTGGGAGATATTCCGGCGGAGAACAATGCCATCGTGCGCAGTTGGAGCGGAATGGGGGTGCCGGTGCGCAGCGCCCTCGATTCGCAGGCGTTGCTGCAGTTGAGGAACGAATACTGCACCCGGGGCCGGTGCACCGACTGCAAGGTGGGGAAAAGTATAATAAAAGTCCGGGACAAGGCGTTCAGTTTCCGATAA
- a CDS encoding iron-sulfur cluster assembly protein, whose protein sequence is MEPNDILRVEQDIIATLKNIYDPEIPVNVYDLGLVYNIDYMPDGTAEIQMTLTAPNCPMADMLVEDVRTQVAKIPGVERVNVALVFDPPWDKDMMSDEAKLELGFM, encoded by the coding sequence ATGGAACCGAACGACATATTGCGGGTGGAGCAGGACATAATCGCTACGCTCAAGAATATATACGACCCGGAAATTCCGGTCAATGTCTATGACCTGGGGCTCGTGTACAACATCGACTATATGCCCGACGGGACGGCGGAGATACAGATGACGCTGACGGCTCCCAACTGTCCCATGGCCGATATGCTCGTGGAGGATGTCAGGACGCAGGTAGCGAAAATACCGGGTGTGGAGCGTGTGAACGTTGCGCTGGTTTTCGACCCGCCGTGGGACAAGGATATGATGAGTGACGAGGCCAAGCTGGAACTCGGTTTCATGTAG
- a CDS encoding SufE family protein, translated as MAGTDKVQEEIIEEFSAFDEWLDRYEVLIGLGNELPAIAPAHRDEQHLIEGCQSRVWVDARLEEGKVYYSADSDAIITKGIIALLIRVLNGRTPQQVLDTDLYFIDRIGLRENLSPTRANGLAAMIKQMRLYALAFAAGGKE; from the coding sequence ATGGCAGGTACGGACAAGGTACAGGAGGAGATAATAGAGGAGTTCTCGGCGTTCGACGAGTGGCTCGACCGGTACGAAGTGTTGATAGGGCTGGGCAACGAACTGCCCGCCATCGCCCCGGCCCACCGGGACGAACAGCACCTGATAGAGGGGTGCCAGTCGCGCGTGTGGGTGGATGCGCGGCTCGAAGAGGGCAAGGTGTACTATTCGGCCGACAGCGATGCCATCATCACCAAAGGGATAATTGCGCTGCTCATTCGCGTGCTGAACGGACGCACTCCGCAGCAGGTGCTTGATACGGACCTCTATTTCATCGACCGCATCGGGTTGCGCGAGAACCTGTCGCCTACGCGGGCCAACGGCTTGGCGGCGATGATAAAGCAAATGAGGCTCTACGCCCTGGCATTCGCGGCGGGCGGAAAGGAGTGA
- a CDS encoding alkaline phosphatase family protein encodes MMVCRLVPLLVGGVFAFQTAAAQQAPRPERPALVVNMVVGGLPYDFVTRYGHNLSEGGFRRLAESGVSFTSARYDYMPTDRASSLATITTGTYPSVHGVVGERWCDVLTGEEVELIADSEAAGFDCEYGQGCYSNVNLIAPTLGDRLRAESPASKVVSIAADPVSAIVMAGLGTEAYWVNTATAGWTSSSRYMLYLPGWVERFNDQYRGNSYLADWFWTLHLGPERYVNRRYGRIDLPEDARFRELAPIGGLPCTAGGGRYVPVFATPLASDLVADFAMQAVVREELGQDEAPDILNICFDAPRDIIAHYGPESVEAEDMFYQLDRTVGSLISFIVSQVGQERVLFVLTSDHGSSQAFDAAAPSQERFNGEQFRTIINSFLCAQYGGEEWVAGYANRRLYINRREAFNRNLSLGEVQRRAADFALQFRGISRVVPACDLRGGAASDAYMQRLRNGYFPKRSGDLLVDLVPGRIEERAGIRSSAGSAYDYDIHVPLLMAGCGLPHAVVEEPVDMASLPVTLARILGIQRPEAATAEAIAPIVEYVE; translated from the coding sequence ATGATGGTATGCAGACTGGTCCCTTTGCTGGTAGGGGGAGTATTCGCTTTTCAGACCGCCGCCGCACAGCAGGCTCCGCGGCCGGAGCGGCCGGCACTGGTGGTCAATATGGTAGTCGGGGGGCTGCCCTATGATTTCGTCACCCGTTACGGCCATAACCTTTCCGAGGGCGGGTTCCGCCGTCTGGCCGAAAGCGGGGTCTCCTTTACCTCGGCCCGTTACGATTATATGCCCACCGACCGGGCTTCGTCGCTTGCCACGATAACTACCGGCACCTATCCGTCCGTACACGGGGTGGTCGGCGAGCGGTGGTGCGACGTGCTGACGGGCGAGGAGGTGGAACTTATCGCCGATTCCGAAGCGGCGGGTTTCGACTGCGAATACGGGCAGGGATGTTATTCCAACGTGAATCTCATTGCCCCCACGCTGGGCGACCGGCTGCGGGCCGAGAGTCCGGCGAGCAAAGTGGTCAGCATTGCGGCCGACCCCGTTTCGGCTATCGTCATGGCGGGGCTGGGCACCGAGGCCTATTGGGTGAATACCGCCACGGCGGGATGGACTTCTTCCAGCCGTTACATGCTTTACCTGCCCGGATGGGTGGAGCGTTTCAACGACCAGTATAGGGGCAACAGCTATCTGGCCGACTGGTTCTGGACGCTGCATCTGGGGCCGGAACGCTATGTGAACAGGCGGTACGGTCGTATCGACCTGCCGGAGGATGCGCGTTTCCGGGAACTGGCCCCAATCGGCGGTCTGCCGTGCACAGCCGGCGGAGGACGGTACGTTCCGGTATTCGCCACGCCGCTGGCGAGCGACCTGGTGGCCGATTTCGCCATGCAGGCCGTCGTGCGCGAGGAGCTGGGGCAGGATGAAGCTCCGGATATCCTGAACATCTGTTTCGATGCGCCGCGCGACATCATCGCCCATTACGGCCCCGAATCGGTCGAGGCCGAAGATATGTTCTATCAGCTCGACAGGACGGTCGGCAGCCTGATATCTTTCATCGTGTCGCAGGTCGGCCAGGAGCGGGTACTCTTCGTATTGACCTCCGACCACGGCAGCAGCCAGGCTTTCGATGCCGCCGCGCCTTCGCAGGAGCGTTTCAACGGGGAGCAGTTCCGAACCATCATCAACAGCTTCCTGTGTGCCCAGTACGGCGGCGAGGAGTGGGTGGCGGGATATGCGAACCGGCGGCTCTATATCAACCGTCGCGAAGCTTTCAACCGCAACCTTTCGCTCGGCGAGGTACAGCGTCGCGCGGCGGATTTCGCGCTCCAGTTCCGGGGCATTTCCCGTGTTGTCCCCGCCTGCGACTTGCGGGGTGGAGCCGCCAGCGATGCATACATGCAGCGGCTGCGGAACGGCTATTTCCCGAAGCGTTCGGGCGACCTGCTCGTAGACCTCGTGCCGGGCAGGATAGAGGAGCGGGCGGGGATACGTTCGTCGGCCGGTTCGGCCTACGACTACGACATACACGTGCCGCTGCTGATGGCCGGATGCGGGCTTCCGCATGCCGTTGTCGAGGAGCCGGTTGACATGGCGTCGCTTCCCGTCACATTGGCGCGGATTTTGGGGATACAGAGACCGGAGGCGGCTACCGCCGAAGCGATAGCGCCCATTGTGGAATATGTGGAATAA
- a CDS encoding GSCFA domain-containing protein: protein MKFRTEIALCRSGFTVDHGRRGFLAGSCFSEHIFGRLAAAKFSVAANPTGILFNPASIAGMIRRLAEGRPYEVGELSCGGGLWFSYDHHGSFARASAKEALEAMNASLTAGAGALAAADYVVLTFGTAWVYRLADSGRIAANCHKQPSGCFRRERLSVAEIVREYGELLSGPLAGKQVLLTVSPVRHVKDGLEGNSLSKAILRTAAASLAEGFRDVYYFPSFEIMNDDLRDYRFYEEDMVHPSAQAVDYIWGKFTEFAMDPDTRALLPRLGKLDAALHHRVLHAGSAAVEVFRECSLKLVDELQEALPGVDFSAERAYFTAGL, encoded by the coding sequence ATGAAGTTCAGGACAGAGATAGCGTTGTGCCGTTCGGGGTTTACGGTGGACCATGGGCGCCGCGGCTTCCTTGCGGGGTCGTGCTTTTCGGAACATATCTTCGGGCGGCTGGCGGCGGCGAAGTTTTCCGTCGCGGCCAATCCGACCGGCATCCTCTTCAATCCGGCTTCCATCGCCGGCATGATTCGCCGTCTGGCCGAAGGCAGGCCCTACGAGGTCGGGGAGCTCTCCTGTGGAGGCGGATTGTGGTTCAGCTACGACCATCACGGTTCCTTTGCGCGTGCGTCGGCCAAGGAGGCGTTGGAGGCGATGAATGCGTCGCTGACGGCCGGGGCCGGAGCATTGGCCGCTGCCGATTATGTCGTCCTGACTTTCGGTACCGCGTGGGTCTACCGTCTGGCCGATAGCGGCCGGATAGCGGCCAACTGCCACAAACAGCCTTCGGGCTGTTTCCGCCGCGAACGGCTCTCTGTTGCGGAGATTGTGCGGGAGTACGGCGAGCTGCTGTCCGGGCCCCTGGCCGGAAAGCAGGTGCTGCTGACCGTAAGTCCCGTGCGGCATGTGAAGGATGGCCTTGAAGGCAATTCGCTCAGCAAGGCGATACTCCGCACGGCGGCCGCTTCGCTGGCCGAAGGGTTTCGCGACGTCTATTATTTCCCCTCCTTCGAGATAATGAATGATGACCTGCGGGATTACCGCTTCTATGAGGAGGATATGGTTCATCCCTCCGCGCAGGCGGTGGACTATATCTGGGGCAAGTTCACCGAGTTCGCCATGGACCCCGATACGCGTGCCCTGCTGCCGCGGCTGGGGAAGCTCGATGCCGCGCTGCACCATCGGGTGCTGCATGCGGGCAGTGCTGCGGTGGAGGTCTTCAGGGAGTGTTCCCTGAAACTGGTGGATGAGCTTCAGGAGGCGCTTCCGGGGGTGGATTTCAGTGCGGAGCGCGCCTATTTTACCGCAGGGCTCTGA
- the ispE gene encoding 4-(cytidine 5'-diphospho)-2-C-methyl-D-erythritol kinase: MISFPHCKINLGLDVLRKRPDGYHDIETVMFPVRDLCDSLEIIVPEEEKEATELTESGLRTGCPPQENIVMKAWRLMHETYGIGNVRMHLHKAVPSGAGLGGGSADGAAALRMLDTLFSVGAGIRRLEALALKLGSDVPFFLHDAPQLCSGRGEVMRPAEIDLKGYWMVLVKPAICIPTAEAYAGITPRIPEEPLAKRLSRPIATWRDNLPNAFETSLFRKHPELSAIKRSLYDAGALYASMSGSGSAIFGLFDTRPEYETGTGIWHLQL; encoded by the coding sequence ATGATAAGTTTTCCCCACTGCAAGATAAATCTCGGGCTGGACGTCCTGCGCAAACGTCCGGACGGCTACCACGACATAGAGACGGTCATGTTCCCCGTACGGGACTTATGCGACAGCCTGGAAATCATCGTTCCGGAGGAGGAGAAGGAAGCGACGGAACTGACCGAATCCGGTCTCCGGACCGGGTGTCCGCCGCAGGAGAATATCGTCATGAAAGCATGGCGGCTCATGCACGAAACCTACGGCATAGGCAACGTCAGGATGCACCTGCACAAAGCCGTCCCCTCCGGGGCCGGCCTCGGAGGAGGGTCGGCGGACGGAGCGGCGGCGCTGCGCATGTTAGACACCCTCTTTTCCGTCGGAGCCGGTATCCGGCGCCTCGAGGCGCTGGCCCTGAAACTCGGCAGCGACGTCCCATTTTTCCTCCACGATGCCCCGCAGTTGTGCAGCGGACGCGGCGAGGTCATGCGTCCTGCGGAAATAGACCTGAAAGGGTATTGGATGGTGCTCGTCAAGCCCGCCATCTGCATCCCGACTGCGGAAGCCTATGCGGGAATCACTCCCCGGATTCCGGAAGAACCGCTGGCGAAACGCCTCTCCCGTCCGATAGCGACATGGCGGGACAATCTTCCGAACGCTTTTGAAACATCCCTCTTCCGCAAACACCCCGAACTGTCCGCAATCAAACGGTCGCTCTACGATGCAGGAGCCCTCTACGCCTCCATGTCGGGGTCGGGTTCCGCGATATTCGGTCTGTTCGACACCCGGCCCGAATACGAGACGGGCACCGGAATATGGCACTTGCAACTCTGA
- a CDS encoding polysaccharide biosynthesis/export family protein translates to MLKRLLSLCTVAAVMLSCGSAKNIAYLQDAAAGEMEELNPYTNIIKPGDLLSIIVSSSKPELAVPFNLYSVKAQMSAVTPQAQSRQELESYTVNPEGNIDFPTLGTLHIAGMTRNEVADMIKGMLTQYMPDPIVTINFLNFNITVIGEVEKPGNFRITGDRVSILEALGMAGDMTEFGDRENVVVIRETDGVREIGRLNIKSKKIFESPYYYLQQNDVVYVDPINARARETSAFQMNFPTIVSLGSLASSIAMLIFYITSVSGR, encoded by the coding sequence ATGCTTAAACGACTCTTGAGCCTCTGCACGGTAGCCGCCGTCATGCTGTCCTGCGGCTCGGCGAAAAACATAGCCTATCTCCAGGATGCCGCAGCAGGCGAAATGGAAGAGCTCAATCCCTACACCAATATCATCAAGCCCGGCGACCTGCTCTCCATCATCGTGTCGTCATCGAAACCGGAACTGGCCGTTCCCTTCAACCTTTACAGCGTCAAAGCGCAGATGTCGGCGGTAACGCCGCAGGCACAGTCGCGGCAGGAGCTCGAAAGCTACACGGTGAACCCGGAAGGCAACATCGACTTCCCGACGCTCGGTACCCTCCACATAGCCGGCATGACGCGCAACGAGGTGGCCGACATGATAAAGGGAATGCTCACACAGTATATGCCCGACCCCATCGTGACCATCAACTTCCTCAACTTCAACATCACCGTGATAGGCGAAGTGGAAAAACCCGGCAACTTCCGGATTACGGGCGACAGGGTCTCCATCCTCGAAGCGCTGGGCATGGCCGGCGACATGACCGAATTCGGCGACCGGGAAAACGTCGTGGTGATAAGGGAAACGGACGGCGTACGCGAAATAGGCCGTCTCAACATCAAATCGAAAAAGATATTCGAATCGCCCTATTACTATCTGCAGCAGAACGATGTGGTCTACGTGGACCCCATCAACGCCAGGGCCCGCGAAACATCGGCTTTCCAGATGAACTTCCCGACCATCGTATCGCTCGGTTCCCTCGCAAGCTCCATCGCGATGCTCATCTTCTACATAACCAGCGTAAGCGGCAGATAA
- a CDS encoding GumC family protein, with product MTENNKDIIDGRKEEENKSITLRDIFDFIVFNWYWFALSAIAFAGIGIVYALSRPDVYRSSAMVLIDEQYNRSSNSDLTGFMPGRMMYRTNSGVEDELLIMGSRSIMERVVAELDANIVYATKSKLRYSYLTAESSPLKLTADTIRYTFNIHIKSIEDADGSFKALLEYRLPGQKTTEKTITGAFGETIRDTVGVFRLERAVATAGYNPKAANSLRIYVRPVRNAAEAYAKALHVAQAQKFSNIVNVSISDHNPQKAAALTNKLIEVYNEDAINSKRRTAEATMRFIDERLQAVEGELSDVDTAIEKFKSDNSAVDIISETKLSLETSRQYEDDLLKTEIQLEMLSAIGDILNGKEEIGILPVNIGIENQALSNAINKYNELVLERMRLGTETSDDNPVIREMNAQIISMQHSLKKSIENVANSLQIQNESLRQQLAQVSDKVSNIPYLERETVSIERNQEIKAALYTYLLNKREETALSMVATTPVAQVIDKALVNPIHVAPHRSMIVLLFFAIGLILPAIVIYLIEQLRVKVGSVSEVEDNIHVPIIGAIPSKTAGMHNDKIVSPNSRDVVTEAFRMVRTNLDFTMPQGGKVIMVTSSMPGEGKSFVSINLSLTLGIAGKRVLLVDLDLRKASLSEKISGRRQTKGLVNYLVKKEENLDNLISHNAMHNVDVLYVGVIPPNPAELLMGDRITQTFEELKQMYDYVVVDTPPIGLVTDTMLINRIADLTVFSVRVGKSFKRNLVGINILNDRKTLRNMNVIITDIGAARRYTRETSTYGYGYGYGYGYGYGNEKKMTLKTRFRLFWKNLKKRKE from the coding sequence ATGACCGAGAATAACAAAGACATCATCGACGGCAGGAAAGAGGAGGAAAACAAATCCATCACCCTGCGGGATATTTTCGATTTCATCGTATTCAATTGGTATTGGTTCGCCCTCTCGGCAATCGCATTCGCGGGCATCGGTATCGTATATGCCCTCTCGCGGCCCGACGTATACCGCTCCTCCGCCATGGTGCTCATCGACGAACAGTACAACCGTTCGTCGAACAGCGACCTGACAGGATTCATGCCCGGCCGCATGATGTACCGTACCAACAGCGGAGTCGAGGACGAACTGCTCATCATGGGCTCGCGCTCCATCATGGAACGCGTGGTAGCCGAACTGGACGCCAACATCGTCTACGCCACCAAATCGAAACTCCGGTACAGCTACCTGACTGCCGAAAGTTCTCCTCTGAAACTGACGGCAGATACCATCCGCTATACCTTCAACATTCATATCAAATCGATAGAAGATGCAGACGGAAGCTTCAAGGCACTCCTCGAATACCGGCTGCCGGGGCAGAAGACTACGGAAAAGACCATTACCGGAGCCTTCGGAGAGACAATCCGCGACACGGTCGGAGTCTTCCGGCTCGAACGGGCCGTGGCGACGGCCGGATACAACCCGAAAGCTGCAAACTCCCTGAGAATTTATGTCCGTCCCGTACGGAACGCCGCCGAAGCATACGCCAAAGCGCTGCACGTAGCGCAGGCCCAGAAATTTTCCAATATCGTCAATGTCTCCATCTCCGACCATAACCCGCAGAAGGCGGCGGCGCTGACGAACAAGCTCATCGAGGTCTATAACGAAGACGCCATCAACAGCAAGCGCCGGACGGCCGAAGCGACCATGCGGTTCATCGACGAACGCCTGCAGGCAGTGGAAGGTGAACTCTCCGACGTCGATACGGCCATCGAAAAGTTCAAAAGCGACAACTCCGCGGTAGACATCATTTCGGAGACGAAACTCTCGCTCGAAACCTCCCGTCAATACGAAGACGACCTGCTCAAGACGGAAATACAGTTGGAGATGCTCTCCGCCATAGGCGACATCCTCAACGGAAAGGAGGAAATCGGCATCCTGCCGGTCAATATCGGAATAGAGAACCAGGCCCTGTCGAACGCCATCAACAAATACAACGAACTGGTACTCGAAAGGATGCGGCTGGGAACGGAGACTTCGGACGACAACCCCGTCATCCGGGAGATGAACGCACAGATAATCTCCATGCAGCATTCGCTGAAAAAATCCATAGAGAATGTCGCCAACTCCCTCCAGATACAGAACGAGTCACTCCGGCAACAGCTCGCCCAGGTATCCGACAAGGTCAGCAACATCCCCTATCTGGAACGCGAAACCGTTTCGATAGAACGGAACCAGGAAATCAAGGCAGCCCTCTACACCTACCTCCTCAACAAACGTGAGGAGACGGCCCTCTCCATGGTGGCCACCACCCCGGTCGCCCAAGTCATCGACAAGGCGCTGGTAAACCCCATCCACGTCGCACCGCACAGGTCCATGATTGTCCTGCTGTTTTTCGCCATCGGACTCATCCTTCCGGCCATCGTCATCTACCTGATAGAGCAACTGCGGGTGAAGGTCGGAAGCGTCAGCGAAGTGGAAGACAACATCCATGTCCCGATAATAGGTGCCATTCCCTCCAAAACCGCCGGCATGCACAACGACAAGATAGTCTCCCCGAACAGCCGGGATGTCGTCACGGAGGCCTTCCGAATGGTACGTACCAACTTGGACTTCACCATGCCGCAGGGCGGTAAGGTCATCATGGTCACTTCGTCCATGCCGGGCGAGGGGAAGAGTTTCGTATCCATCAACCTCTCCCTGACGCTGGGCATCGCCGGAAAACGGGTACTGCTGGTAGACCTCGACCTACGCAAAGCCTCCCTTTCGGAGAAAATCAGCGGACGCAGGCAGACCAAGGGATTGGTCAATTATCTGGTGAAAAAGGAGGAGAATCTCGACAACCTCATCAGCCACAACGCCATGCACAACGTCGATGTGCTTTATGTCGGCGTCATTCCCCCGAACCCGGCCGAACTGCTCATGGGCGACCGGATAACACAGACTTTCGAGGAGCTGAAACAGATGTACGACTACGTCGTCGTCGATACTCCGCCTATCGGACTGGTAACCGACACCATGCTCATCAACCGGATAGCCGACCTGACCGTATTCTCGGTACGCGTAGGCAAATCGTTCAAACGCAACCTGGTGGGTATCAACATACTCAACGACCGCAAGACGCTGCGTAACATGAATGTCATCATCACCGATATCGGTGCAGCCAGACGATACACCCGCGAAACCTCCACCTATGGTTACGGCTATGGGTACGGATACGGTTACGGATACGGCAACGAAAAGAAAATGACCCTCAAGACCCGGTTCCGGCTGTTCTGGAAAAATCTGAAAAAGAGGAAAGAATAA
- a CDS encoding alpha/beta hydrolase produces MNGIHAQENGKTFKVSDKVTVENVRYDNRFGITVAADMYLPKGLDTTKKYPAIVIGTPYGGVKEQGAGIYAMVLAERGFVTLAFDESYNGESGGEPRHVSSPDIFVEDFSASVDFIGTRPFVDRERIGAIGLCGAGGFAVTAAQVDKRIKAVATASMYDISRADHYGWKDSMTKDEYDAMLERLGEQRWKDFEKGEPEYLPSFPPDATTAVPEELDAISAEFWEYYAMERGHHPRARGGFTTTSHLSFINFPLMEYIETIAPRPLLFIIGEEAHSRYFSEDAYERAAEPKELYVVPGARHIDLYDRTEMIPFDKLESFFTEYLK; encoded by the coding sequence ATGAATGGGATTCATGCTCAGGAAAACGGAAAGACCTTCAAGGTCAGCGACAAGGTAACGGTTGAAAATGTACGGTACGACAACCGTTTCGGTATAACGGTCGCAGCAGACATGTACCTGCCCAAAGGGCTGGATACGACGAAAAAATATCCGGCCATCGTTATCGGCACCCCCTACGGAGGCGTAAAGGAACAAGGTGCCGGCATCTATGCGATGGTGCTTGCCGAACGCGGATTCGTAACACTTGCATTCGACGAATCATACAACGGGGAGAGCGGCGGAGAACCCCGCCATGTCTCCTCGCCGGACATCTTCGTCGAGGATTTCAGCGCCAGCGTCGATTTCATCGGTACGCGGCCCTTCGTGGACAGGGAGCGTATCGGAGCGATAGGACTCTGCGGAGCGGGCGGTTTCGCAGTCACCGCCGCACAGGTAGACAAACGCATCAAGGCCGTTGCGACGGCAAGCATGTACGACATCAGCCGGGCCGACCATTACGGTTGGAAGGATTCCATGACCAAGGATGAGTACGATGCCATGCTCGAACGGCTCGGCGAACAGCGCTGGAAAGATTTCGAGAAGGGGGAACCGGAATACCTCCCCTCATTTCCGCCCGATGCGACCACCGCGGTACCGGAAGAACTCGACGCCATCAGCGCGGAATTCTGGGAATACTATGCCATGGAACGCGGCCACCATCCCCGTGCCCGGGGCGGATTCACCACCACCAGCCACCTTTCATTCATCAACTTTCCGCTGATGGAGTATATCGAGACCATCGCGCCCCGACCTCTGTTGTTCATCATCGGCGAAGAGGCACACTCCCGTTACTTCAGCGAGGACGCCTACGAGAGGGCTGCGGAGCCGAAAGAGCTTTACGTCGTTCCGGGAGCCCGCCATATCGACCTATACGACCGCACGGAGATGATTCCTTTCGACAAACTCGAAAGTTTCTTCACGGAATACCTGAAATAA